TCTGATATCTTACTCCAATAGGGTGCAAGTACATTGTTTTATGATTCTCCATTCCACTCCGAATAGAATTCTTCGATATAATTTTGCATAAAAACATGATTTTTCTGCGATTTGCTTTGCAGTATCTGTATTCATCAAATCCATATCGCCATATAGACCCTTTATTTTCAATTATACAACTATCATTTTATGTTCTTTAAATATTACATTTTTTAGTTCGTATTTATCTGCTAGTTTTCGTGCAACTTCATTGTCTGCCGCTAAATCCTTTGCTTCGTGTGAATCCGAACCGATTGTAATATAGTTTCCACCACAGTCCTTGTATATTTCAAGAAGCTCATTGTCTGGCATCGTAGTCGATAATCCTTTCCTTAGGGATGAACATGCAAATCTGTAATCATATCCTCACACCATCCCATTATAATTCGTAAGCGTCAAATCGCTCGCCTAGGCTAAATATATTTTTTATGACATACTTTAAAAAATGCAAAAAACTAATAGT
The nucleotide sequence above comes from Variimorphobacter saccharofermentans. Encoded proteins:
- a CDS encoding PHP domain-containing protein, which codes for MPDNELLEIYKDCGGNYITIGSDSHEAKDLAADNEVARKLADKYELKNVIFKEHKMIVV